The genomic stretch GGCGCGCGTTTCTCAATCAAAACATGCATCACCAGAAACAAGTCACGTTGCAATCTCTGATGAAACCGACAAGAGCCAATGAGCGTTTTATGTACATGCAATTGCCGACCTTAGGCCAGCAGTGCCACCTTGAGGCCACATTTGGGCCAAGTCCGTTTGCTATGTGGTAAACTGATGGATGCAAACTTTTGCATGTATTTCctgtattaatgtaatattaacaAAACACCTACACTATAGATGCATATCACATAGAAGTACATAGGTCTAGTATTAAgatcagtgttgggcaagttacttttaaaaagtaattagttacagttactagttacttcttccaaaaagtaactaaattagttactcagttacaaattttaaaagtaactagttacttaagaaagtaactattgcgttactttcaagtaaaatttaatttgaaatgctcaaatgtgaccccacctctacccctctttaaaggaacttaaaatacatgtgcatgttcaattatttatgataaatctgaatattataatgaaatggacaattaatacaatacattattaacagaaacatgaaacattgtacacacatctaaaaaaaaatgtttgctgtgggacaaagtgagactagcctccaatcaaatgccatgtatgtagatattatgtttatatagtggatcaatgcaaataacacgatagatttttgggaacttttgatatttccttttattgtttctttaatttcttgaaggaaaaagtattgtatatacttccatttagagaaggctacttttggattatttgggctccttgccatacctgtctctcgttgactgactggcttgtgttgttccttgtgtgtcctgtcctgtccgactatgcgttatgatgggttgttcgcaattcatgagcgttagtgatgatggatcgactcgttcgcgaatgagcttttgaggagtcgttcgcgattcgcgaatgagccgactctaagagccggctcttttagttgaatttcgggagctggctcgcatatctgaagagccgactctattttttcaaatttagcctatagaaatgaaataattatgtaataaaaattgaaatattatagtcaaagtcatttaaagagccgtttgtgagccaaagagccggttcttttcagtgagctgagtcaaaagagccgaattcccatcactactatgcgtgctttcgaacacccgcccaactctacctctgattggcttacaatgaaattttactctacctcagccaatcgacagcatttatgcgcttgtctcgtgctctgcccactaaccaaggaagaacagtaaaaaaaagtatttgcctctcgctcagagatctagttggtctgatgaaaaaacaaacaaacaaaaaaaacagcttcatcatcagttatagtaacgcgccgcattttttggcagtaacggtaacggcgttattaagatgagaagagtaatcaattagattactcgttactggaaaaagtaatgccgttattaacgccgttatttataacgccgttattcccatcactgattAAGATATCGTCTATTTTAATTTAGCCCACCCCTAAATGTCACAGATTGAACACATGTCAGGTTCTTCCTTAAGTAGAGGaactttacaaacattttttttttttcaaacagaccAAATGTATTCACACTATTTAGGCtgcataaattaaaatttgaatacaattaaattacatttatgcatttagcagacacttttatccaaagcgacttacagtgcattcaggctatcagtttttacctatcatgtgttcccggggaatcgaacccctcttgcgcttgataacgcaatgatctaccacttgagctacagaacACTTTTACACAACAGAGTAAACATAACAGACCAGTGCTTGAACAAGTAAAATTCAACAGAcacaattaaatcaaatcaaagtgtcaaataaatttaaacaaatgtaaataatacaattattttaaataaataaataaataaaatgcttaaagCTAGTGCAAACAGTTTAGTGGCTATAATCTGACCAAGGATATACTATATAAGTTGAATATAGTAATATCCCTCACGTCAAGGCTCACTGTTATGAACTCACACACAGAGCAGAACAGCAGCAGAGAAGAGAGGAACGAACAGAGATACAATCCTCCCGGCTGTGGTTTCAACTCCACCGTTTGAGTTGTGTTTCTCTTTGATTTCTCTTGgtttttctaaaacataaaaacaatgaaaGAAGAATGAAAAAGACTAGCATGTAGGCTAGTACACACTCAGTAAAAGCACTCAAACTCTacaggtgaagtgtgtcatttctgtgccacGAATGATATCAAACGAAAGGGCAAGCATAATCATTTGTTTCCAGACAGGTTTCCCAAATATTCAAACCGCTCCACTCCTGTTTTTCACCTTGAGTTTTTACTCACATTTGGATATCAGATTTAGTTTTGATTGTGTACTGTCACAATATGTAAATTGTTTTTAGTTTGTTAGAAATGTTTGCCAGATtaattttttcttcataattgttatatatatatatatatatatatatatatatatatatatatatatatatatatatataaatcaacgTCAGTTATGTTATTTTTCagactaataattaaaaaaaaatgtatttagttatagttttcttattttttaactaGTTATTTTGTTAATTAGATTTGTTGTAGAATTTGTTATTTTGCTTGTCAGACTGCTTATTTTGTATTAACATGTATTTAGGCAGATTTGTTATTTTGTCTTAGAATATATATTGTTTGTCAGACAAGTTATTgtgtattaaaatgcatttttttcaggtttattttgttttattggaaTTTAACATTTTGCTCTGTAATCTGTTATTTTGTTTGTCCGACTggttatttagttttaaaattaagccgcatttgttattttgttgtatattatgtttgtttggcaaactttttttgcattattattattattattattattattattcatttattagatttgttgttttgttttgtgattttcatttttttgttttatttttgggtcTAGTTCAAATCGTGCTGTTTTGAATTTCTCGGTCATAGTGCACTTCTTCACTAAAAGGCCTATTACAGGTAGCATTCAGTACATCAACCTATGAACagcttactgtgcaaaatattttaacatttaaaagaaatacacACTTCACCACACTTAAATATAAATCATTCATTTTTAGGAACAAATTATAGCCATTTCATCACACCTGTGACTTGAAGATTTATGCATTTGCTTTCATTCGACTCAGGCATGAAGCAGCAGTACGACCCTTCATCACTTTTCCGGAGATTCCCAAGCCTGAGGGAGAAGTTGCCTTTCGAGTACTCTGCAGGGAATGTTTCTGTTCTGCCGTTGTATTCTGCGTCCTGCTCCTTCGTCTTCCCTTGGCCATCTAATATGTCGTAAACATTTTTGTGGTCGTCATATCTCCAGTGTGCAGTGATGACTTTAAGCTGCCCGTTCTTAGGATGGCACGGCAAAAGTGCAGAATCTCCGATGAAACCCTGAACTGTGTCCTGCACAGATGCTGAAACGAAAGCAAAGACAGACCAGGAACAAGCAAGAGACAGGCGATGCTGACTCAAAAACTAGattcatctgtacatttttttgttgttgttgttgttgtgcttaCCTCCATTCAAAAGCAGTATAAAGAAACATACGGAcaacacactgcaaaaaaaacaaaccaaaaacggTCACACAGACACAATAATCAGCGAGGAACTACTATTCCCAATATTAAAGATATGCCTAAGGGAACTAGTTTCTTCTGTTTCTTAAAAATAGCACATTTGGATTATTATCAATCTTTTAAAACAGATTCTTGCTCTATGTAACatgattacataaaaaatatgatgCATTAACCTGAAATTACTTGCAGCAGGTGCAGTCTGCCGTTAGATATAATACAAACACATGAACCATATAATACAGTACACAGAATAGGCGTAAATACATGCAATGACACTCGATTTGCTTTCATGCATTTTCAACGAGTTTTGAATGAACGAGTTGTTTATGTGCAGCAGCCTGACAAGCTATTATTGGAAATAAAAGCTAAAGGTGACCTTACTGCACAACAAACCGGACAGTTTTTCAACGAATTCATTGGAAATTACAATCGTCTGTTCCTAAGAATACCTATGACTCGCTCTCGTCGTAAATGTACATATGTCTGTAGATAAATATAGTGTGACTGAAGCTTAGCTAACACAAAGCCTGTGTTACAATAAAGATAACTGTCTGTGTCTAACGTTAGGCCTATTGCTAGATGACGACAGATTCCGCACAACGTACCTTTTGAGCATGATCGACAAATTTACATGACGATAAACGGACAGTTATTGGAGGAATAAAGCAGAAATTTCAGCTTAAATATTACAGTGAAGCTTTTCCCGAATTTGCATGATGGTGGACAGTAGTGATGTGAGTCCGATTCGCGTCTCCAATAATCTTTTTAACGTggttgacactccctctgagttagaATAaaacaatatcccggagtaattcaatTACTCAAACAGTAAcgttacactgactgaactgctgtgagagaactgaagatgaacaccgagccgcgCCAGATAACAAACGAACACGCCCACTATTATGAACAATGCACAGGGCAATAGGTTAAACACCGAAAACACTACACATACTGTGCAacctacacaaaaaaaaaaaaaaaaagacatttagagACCCGAGG from Carassius gibelio isolate Cgi1373 ecotype wild population from Czech Republic chromosome A22, carGib1.2-hapl.c, whole genome shotgun sequence encodes the following:
- the LOC127942506 gene encoding myelin-oligodendrocyte glycoprotein-like isoform X1, whose product is MLKSVLSVCFFILLLNGASVQDTVQGFIGDSALLPCHPKNGQLKVITAHWRYDDHKNVYDILDGQGKTKEQDAEYNGRTETFPAEYSKGNFSLRLGNLRKSDEGSYCCFMPESNESKCINLQVTEKPREIKEKHNSNGGVETTAGRIVSLFVPLFSAAVLLCV
- the LOC127942506 gene encoding myelin-oligodendrocyte glycoprotein-like isoform X2, which gives rise to MLKSVLSVCFFILLLNGASVQDTVQGFIGDSALLPCHPKNGQLKVITAHWRYDDHKNVYDILDGQGKTKEQDAEYNGRTETFPAEYSKGNFSLRLGNLRKSDEGSYCCFMPESNESKCINLQVTEKPREIKEKHNSNGGVETTAGRIVSLFVPLFSAAVLLCV